The Litchfieldia alkalitelluris genome has a window encoding:
- a CDS encoding NarK family nitrate/nitrite MFS transporter translates to MKVADLFKYKDERMKILHFTWLAFFISFFTWYNMAPMATTMMQSMNWLTPQHIAALGILNVALTIPARIVIGTLLDRFGPRIIYSSLLIVMSIPAIVFAFADGWLQLMISRLILGSIGASFVIGIRMVSEWFPPKDVGFAEGIYGGWGNFGSAAAAMVLPYIGLTLFGGDEGWRYALAITGVICFAYGIIYYFVVRDTPEGKPLIKPKRTGAMEVSSWKDMIQLILWSIPLGGALAVSSWRLERLNFISTAALYTIWVIIGLVFIYQVYQILKVNVPILRVGVPKDDQYKFKNVAALNSTYFANFGAELAIVSMLPMFFQLTFSLTPATAGIIAASFAFINLVARPLGGLLSDRMGSRRNVMLVYMIGISIGLLGMGFIDSSWPLVFAVLLTMLTSVFVQGAEGATFAVIPMIKKRITGQIAGMAGAYGNVGATIYLTLYTFVTPQQFFFILAGGAITSFVICYFFLEEPKNSFGEEYYLSSEDLSEGETLDTQVPVAKKKAL, encoded by the coding sequence ATGAAAGTTGCAGATCTATTTAAATACAAAGATGAGCGAATGAAGATTTTACACTTTACTTGGCTTGCTTTTTTCATTTCATTTTTCACATGGTACAATATGGCTCCAATGGCAACAACCATGATGCAAAGTATGAATTGGTTAACACCACAGCATATTGCAGCATTAGGGATATTGAATGTTGCCTTAACAATCCCAGCACGTATTGTCATTGGTACGTTATTAGATCGTTTTGGCCCTAGAATCATTTACTCTTCTTTATTAATAGTAATGTCCATTCCAGCAATCGTCTTTGCTTTTGCAGACGGCTGGCTACAATTAATGATCTCTAGATTAATTCTTGGGAGTATCGGTGCCAGTTTTGTCATTGGCATTCGGATGGTTTCTGAATGGTTTCCACCAAAAGATGTTGGTTTTGCAGAAGGAATTTATGGAGGTTGGGGTAATTTTGGTTCTGCTGCTGCTGCTATGGTTTTACCTTATATAGGATTAACGTTATTCGGTGGCGATGAAGGCTGGAGATATGCTTTGGCCATTACTGGAGTTATTTGTTTTGCCTATGGAATCATTTATTATTTCGTTGTTCGTGATACACCAGAAGGGAAACCTTTAATCAAGCCAAAAAGAACAGGTGCGATGGAAGTTAGTAGTTGGAAAGACATGATTCAGCTTATTTTATGGTCTATTCCACTAGGCGGTGCTCTTGCGGTTAGTTCCTGGAGACTAGAAAGACTTAACTTCATTTCAACAGCGGCATTATATACAATTTGGGTAATCATAGGCCTAGTTTTCATTTACCAAGTTTATCAAATACTAAAGGTCAATGTTCCAATATTAAGAGTTGGTGTACCTAAAGATGATCAGTATAAATTTAAAAACGTAGCTGCATTGAATAGTACATATTTTGCCAATTTTGGTGCTGAGCTTGCAATTGTATCTATGTTACCTATGTTTTTCCAATTAACATTTTCTCTAACTCCTGCAACAGCTGGGATTATTGCAGCGTCGTTTGCTTTCATTAACCTTGTGGCCCGCCCATTAGGTGGACTATTATCAGATAGAATGGGAAGCCGAAGAAATGTTATGTTAGTTTACATGATTGGGATTTCTATAGGACTTCTCGGTATGGGCTTTATTGATTCAAGTTGGCCACTGGTATTTGCAGTATTATTAACTATGCTTACATCTGTTTTTGTTCAAGGTGCAGAGGGAGCAACATTCGCTGTCATTCCAATGATTAAGAAGCGCATTACTGGTCAAATCGCCGGAATGGCTGGTGCTTATGGGAATGTTGGAGCAACTATTTATCTAACACTTTATACATTCGTTACTCCTCAGCAATTTTTCTTCATCCTTGCTGGAGGTGCAATAACCAGCTTTGTGATATGCTATTTCTTCCTAGAAGAACCAAAGAATTCATTTGGTGAAGAATATTACTTGTCTTCAGAGGATCTTTCTGAGGGGGAAACTTTAGATACACAGGTACCTGTTGCTAAGAAAAAAGCTTTGTAG
- a CDS encoding calcium/sodium antiporter, giving the protein MTYLILFIGFALLIKGADYFVEGSSNIATLLKVPPLLVGLTIVALGTSSPEATVGILAALHGSADVAVGNVVGSNIFNITFVIGVTALLNPLQVESTTIRKEIPFTLLASVALLVLMADVFLQFSDSNFITRSDGLILLLFFSVFMYYIIEIAMNSRESNPKDTTMDDGQKKTWGKYILFTIGGLVAIIFGGNLVVESSTEIAYAWGMSETLVGLTIVAVGTSLPELITSVTASIKKQSEIALGNIVGSNIFNILFVLGTTSVISPLAVDPKVFSDLIFMIAFTIVLLIFSISRSRVGRYEGMTLAAAYVVYMVFIIIRN; this is encoded by the coding sequence ATGACATATTTAATCCTATTTATTGGATTTGCTTTATTAATTAAGGGTGCTGATTACTTTGTCGAAGGATCATCAAATATAGCGACACTGCTTAAAGTTCCCCCTCTTTTAGTTGGCCTAACAATTGTTGCTTTAGGGACAAGTTCTCCGGAAGCAACCGTTGGGATTTTAGCCGCATTACATGGTAGTGCAGATGTTGCAGTCGGGAATGTAGTTGGGAGTAATATTTTTAATATTACATTTGTAATTGGTGTTACGGCCCTTTTGAACCCCCTGCAAGTGGAAAGCACAACAATTAGAAAAGAAATTCCATTTACTCTTCTTGCGAGCGTGGCTTTACTTGTATTAATGGCTGATGTGTTTTTACAGTTTTCAGATTCTAACTTTATTACAAGAAGCGATGGATTAATTCTTCTATTGTTTTTCTCTGTATTCATGTACTACATTATTGAAATCGCAATGAACAGCCGTGAAAGCAATCCAAAAGACACCACAATGGATGATGGTCAAAAGAAAACATGGGGAAAGTATATCCTATTTACTATTGGGGGACTAGTCGCAATCATATTTGGAGGAAACTTAGTTGTAGAAAGCAGTACAGAAATAGCTTATGCTTGGGGAATGAGCGAGACCCTAGTAGGCTTAACAATTGTTGCAGTTGGAACGTCATTGCCCGAACTAATTACTTCAGTCACTGCCTCAATAAAGAAACAAAGTGAAATTGCATTAGGTAATATTGTAGGAAGTAATATTTTTAATATTTTATTTGTATTAGGAACAACATCTGTCATATCTCCGCTAGCTGTGGACCCCAAAGTTTTTTCAGACTTGATATTCATGATTGCTTTCACCATTGTATTGCTGATTTTTTCAATCTCAAGATCAAGAGTGGGGCGTTATGAAGGAATGACATTAGCTGCAGCGTATGTTGTTTATATGGTATTTATTATTATTAGAAACTAA
- a CDS encoding DUF438 domain-containing protein, with translation MSEIINNREKATITDTERQEMLKEIIKELHHGKSVDEVKLKFEQAIGNISISEISHLEQALMDEEGIPVSEVQRLCSVHTAIFKGSIEEIHGSSNQEDQPGHPVHTFKLENKEIDMLLNFKLQLHLERFEKDDSEENIYKLIEDLNLLLDIDKHYSRKENLLFPYLEKYGINGPTQVMWGIDDHIRNGIKLAKHLLSNYQGEKDEVITELKFVIREASEMIFKEENILLPMALQTLTEDEWVRIAHESDEIGYCLTEPSGVWKPERSSLKNESMTEGYIQFETGILSLKQLELILNHLPVDITFIDKDDVVRYFSHGKERIFARTKAVIGRTVHNCHPPKSVHVVDQLLKDFKSGNKESEDFWINMKDKTIYIRYFAVRDEKGEYMGTLEFTQNIGPIQAITGEKRILS, from the coding sequence ATGAGTGAAATCATTAATAATCGTGAGAAGGCAACAATAACCGATACTGAACGACAAGAAATGTTAAAGGAAATTATTAAGGAACTTCATCACGGGAAAAGTGTGGATGAAGTTAAATTAAAATTCGAACAGGCAATTGGAAATATTTCTATTTCGGAGATTTCGCACCTTGAACAAGCATTAATGGACGAAGAAGGTATTCCTGTTTCGGAAGTGCAGCGTTTATGCTCTGTTCATACAGCAATTTTTAAAGGCTCAATTGAAGAAATCCACGGCTCATCAAACCAGGAAGACCAGCCTGGGCATCCGGTCCATACCTTTAAACTTGAAAATAAAGAAATTGATATGCTATTGAATTTCAAGCTCCAACTTCATCTTGAACGCTTTGAAAAAGATGATTCAGAGGAAAATATTTATAAATTGATTGAAGATCTTAATCTACTTTTAGACATTGATAAACATTATAGTCGGAAAGAAAATCTTCTCTTCCCTTATCTAGAGAAATATGGAATTAATGGACCAACACAAGTGATGTGGGGAATTGATGACCATATCCGTAATGGGATTAAACTAGCAAAACATCTTCTATCAAACTATCAAGGTGAAAAGGACGAGGTTATCACTGAATTAAAATTTGTCATTCGAGAAGCATCAGAAATGATATTTAAAGAAGAGAACATCCTTCTACCAATGGCACTTCAAACCTTAACGGAGGATGAATGGGTTAGAATTGCTCACGAAAGTGATGAGATCGGCTATTGTTTAACTGAACCATCAGGAGTATGGAAACCTGAAAGATCATCTCTTAAGAATGAGTCCATGACTGAAGGCTACATCCAGTTTGAAACGGGTATTCTCTCTCTCAAACAACTAGAACTAATTCTTAATCACTTACCAGTTGATATTACCTTTATTGACAAGGATGATGTAGTTCGCTATTTCTCACATGGAAAAGAACGAATTTTTGCGAGAACCAAGGCAGTCATTGGGAGAACTGTCCATAACTGTCATCCACCTAAAAGTGTTCACGTGGTTGATCAGCTCCTAAAGGATTTCAAGTCTGGAAACAAGGAATCTGAGGATTTCTGGATAAATATGAAAGACAAAACAATCTATATCCGTTATTTTGCTGTTCGAGATGAAAAAGGAGAATATATGGGAACACTTGAATTCACACAAAACATCGGACCAATACAAGCAATAACTGGGGAGAAGCGTATTTTATCTTAA
- the abc-f gene encoding ribosomal protection-like ABC-F family protein produces MTIMKIRNIQKEFGDQMILKDINLDIKKGARMGIVGNNGAGKTTLAEIISGNLDYDKGVIEGEYSYIGYLKQSLEHEFMDHFIDYDSEAIFKLTSELGLDKFHEWNKDRFKALSGGEKLKLSLSKICSKNPELLLLDEPTNHLDFKGIRSLIQYLKNYQGTVLIISHDRYFLDQTVTEIIELDNGESKLYTGNYSQYRMDKEREFRERKHHYDVQEKKRAKIENQINKLRNWSSKAHETSTQKEGYKEHYRVKAKKKDTQVKSIKKRLEIELAKNKIDKPKEDKTIHFDYDQKHSRHGKRIIEAYQMTKSFDERKLFINSDFYIKHGERLAIIGENGAGKTTLLSMILGEELVESGDLWISDSLKVGFLSQEADELDITKTVLDILNITDRDQLSKARTILARVDLHEEKLKIPIGNLSLGERTRIKLVKILMTEVDLLILDEPTNHLDLASRESLEKILSDFVGTLLIVSHDTYFIEKLCNRLLVIENKKITRCEVSFGEYNQTTRKPKKSNDERENELKILENEISFLIGKISILSKEDKEYEEFDRKLLELLKRKREISNHLMLSCKRCCL; encoded by the coding sequence ATGACAATCATGAAAATAAGAAACATTCAAAAAGAGTTTGGTGACCAAATGATTTTGAAGGATATTAATTTAGATATAAAAAAGGGAGCTAGGATGGGGATTGTCGGTAACAATGGTGCCGGAAAAACAACACTAGCAGAAATTATTTCAGGAAATCTTGATTATGATAAAGGAGTAATTGAAGGCGAATATAGTTATATAGGATACCTCAAACAATCATTGGAACATGAATTTATGGATCATTTTATAGACTACGATTCAGAGGCAATATTTAAGTTAACGAGTGAATTAGGCTTGGATAAATTCCACGAATGGAATAAAGATCGATTTAAAGCCCTAAGTGGAGGAGAAAAGCTTAAGCTATCTCTTTCAAAAATTTGTTCGAAAAATCCAGAATTACTTTTATTAGATGAACCGACAAATCATTTAGATTTTAAAGGTATTAGGTCGCTAATCCAATACCTGAAAAATTATCAGGGAACAGTTTTAATTATATCGCATGATCGCTATTTTTTGGATCAAACAGTGACTGAAATAATAGAATTAGACAATGGAGAATCTAAACTTTATACAGGGAATTACTCACAGTACCGAATGGATAAGGAACGGGAATTTCGCGAGCGAAAGCATCACTATGATGTTCAAGAAAAAAAGAGAGCAAAAATAGAAAATCAAATTAACAAACTACGAAATTGGTCATCAAAGGCTCATGAAACATCGACCCAAAAGGAAGGATATAAAGAACATTATCGAGTAAAAGCAAAGAAAAAGGATACACAAGTTAAATCGATAAAAAAGAGATTAGAAATAGAACTAGCAAAAAATAAAATCGATAAACCAAAAGAAGACAAAACTATTCATTTTGACTATGATCAAAAACATAGTCGTCATGGAAAGAGAATTATAGAAGCATACCAAATGACCAAATCGTTTGATGAGAGAAAGTTATTTATCAATAGTGATTTTTATATTAAACATGGCGAAAGGTTAGCGATCATTGGAGAAAACGGAGCGGGGAAGACCACCTTACTAAGTATGATTTTAGGTGAAGAATTAGTAGAGAGTGGAGATCTTTGGATAAGCGATTCTTTGAAGGTTGGCTTTCTAAGTCAAGAGGCAGATGAGCTGGATATAACTAAAACAGTATTGGACATTTTAAATATTACTGATCGTGATCAGCTAAGTAAAGCTCGAACGATTCTTGCTAGAGTTGACTTGCATGAAGAAAAATTAAAGATTCCAATTGGTAATTTGAGTCTCGGTGAACGTACAAGAATAAAATTAGTAAAAATATTAATGACAGAAGTAGATTTATTAATATTAGATGAACCCACAAATCATCTTGATTTAGCGAGTAGAGAGAGCTTGGAGAAGATCCTTTCAGATTTTGTAGGAACTTTACTCATTGTCTCTCACGATACCTATTTTATTGAGAAACTTTGCAATCGGCTTTTAGTCATTGAAAATAAAAAAATCACCAGGTGTGAGGTTAGTTTTGGTGAGTATAACCAAACAACACGCAAACCCAAAAAATCAAATGATGAAAGAGAGAATGAGTTGAAAATACTTGAAAATGAAATTAGTTTTTTAATAGGGAAAATATCAATACTTTCAAAAGAGGATAAAGAGTATGAAGAATTTGATCGTAAATTACTTGAGTTACTAAAAAGGAAAAGAGAAATTAGTAACCATTTAATGCTATCTTGTAAACGTTGTTGCTTGTGA
- the nirB gene encoding nitrite reductase large subunit NirB has product MKKKRLIVVGNGMAGIRCVEEIIKNDSNQFEISVFGSENHLNYNRILLSSVLQGDVSMSDITLNTEEWYNQNNIQLYRGETVVNIDKESKTVLTDKNQILPFDKLILATGSNPFILPIPGNHLKGVVSFRTVEDCKKIIQHSRTNQKAVVIGGGVLGLEAARGLLNMGMDVHVVHISKTIMERQLDLTAAVMLQKELESQGMKFLLEKETEAILGNEQVEAIRFKDGSIVQTALVVMAVGVRPNIDLAKKSGIETNRAILVNDSLGTSSPDIYAVGECVEHRGIVYGLVKPLYEQGKILAKEICGLDHKEYTGTVLSTQLKISGVDVFSAGSFQENETTSTIMLKNECSGVYKKVIISDSKIIGTVLYGDTSDGPRLLNLITKKIDVSTMAESELLQSQDQLRSIHEMPSSSLVCNCNNVTKENIIGAIKRDGLETIDQVKACTRASSSCGSCKSLVKELLLYTNSPGFNEVFQNKTLCTCTSLTEEEVVEKIQEHSLVSLNEIFEVFNWNNKVGCNVCKPALNYYLSMIYPEYETEQESLFINQHKNAFLEKDGTYTVVPQMYGGLTNGEQLQRITAVVQKYIIKKVAITSDQRVQLMGIKKEQLEEVWSELNMPLNLTYGSTVKNVKTCIGENKCQCEKETALKLAVGIEKQVEFLNTPFQLKVGVSACIHNGAGSTTKDIGLIGIDRGWEIYIGGSSGRHVREGELLCVAQSEIEAVQMVTCLIQYYRETANFKERSWHWMDRLGLIHLREVLFDQELRGILKERLETDKKYVEDKTLLVNGRPTC; this is encoded by the coding sequence GTGAAAAAGAAAAGATTGATTGTCGTTGGAAATGGAATGGCCGGAATTCGTTGTGTTGAAGAAATTATAAAAAACGATTCTAATCAATTTGAAATCTCTGTTTTTGGATCAGAGAATCACTTAAATTATAATCGTATATTACTATCTTCAGTCCTTCAGGGAGATGTATCAATGAGTGACATTACATTGAATACAGAAGAGTGGTATAACCAAAACAATATTCAACTCTATAGAGGTGAAACAGTTGTCAACATAGATAAAGAATCCAAGACCGTACTAACCGATAAAAATCAGATTTTACCGTTTGATAAATTAATCCTAGCGACTGGTTCAAATCCTTTTATTCTTCCGATACCTGGGAACCACTTGAAGGGTGTTGTGTCTTTTCGTACAGTTGAGGATTGCAAAAAAATCATTCAACATTCTCGAACAAATCAAAAGGCTGTGGTGATTGGAGGAGGCGTATTAGGTTTAGAAGCTGCACGAGGCCTCTTGAATATGGGAATGGATGTTCATGTAGTTCATATTTCAAAAACAATTATGGAACGTCAGTTAGATTTAACAGCAGCAGTCATGCTCCAGAAGGAGTTAGAATCACAAGGAATGAAGTTTCTATTAGAAAAAGAAACTGAAGCGATATTGGGAAATGAGCAGGTGGAAGCAATACGTTTTAAGGATGGTTCGATTGTTCAGACTGCTTTGGTAGTTATGGCTGTAGGTGTAAGACCGAATATAGACTTAGCTAAGAAAAGTGGAATTGAGACAAATCGTGCCATCCTTGTGAACGATTCCCTAGGAACTAGTTCACCAGATATATATGCTGTGGGAGAATGTGTAGAGCATCGGGGAATTGTTTATGGATTAGTTAAACCCTTATATGAACAAGGGAAGATATTAGCAAAGGAAATTTGTGGGCTGGATCATAAAGAATACACAGGAACGGTTCTATCGACACAGTTAAAAATATCAGGCGTTGACGTTTTTTCAGCTGGTAGCTTTCAAGAAAATGAAACAACAAGCACAATTATGCTTAAAAATGAATGTTCGGGTGTATATAAAAAAGTAATTATAAGTGATTCAAAAATCATCGGTACAGTCCTATACGGGGATACTTCAGATGGTCCGAGATTGTTAAATCTTATTACCAAGAAAATCGATGTGAGTACAATGGCTGAATCTGAATTACTTCAGTCACAAGATCAATTGCGTTCAATTCATGAGATGCCTTCTAGTAGTTTAGTTTGTAATTGTAATAATGTAACAAAAGAGAATATTATTGGTGCGATAAAACGTGATGGGTTAGAAACGATTGATCAGGTGAAAGCATGTACGAGGGCTTCTAGCTCTTGTGGAAGCTGTAAATCCTTAGTGAAAGAGCTTCTATTATATACAAATAGTCCTGGTTTCAATGAGGTGTTTCAGAATAAAACATTATGTACTTGTACCTCTTTAACTGAAGAAGAGGTTGTAGAGAAAATACAAGAACACTCTCTTGTATCACTAAATGAAATATTTGAGGTGTTTAACTGGAATAACAAAGTTGGCTGTAATGTTTGCAAGCCAGCATTAAATTATTATTTAAGTATGATTTACCCTGAATATGAAACAGAACAAGAATCGTTGTTTATAAATCAGCATAAAAATGCTTTTCTTGAAAAAGATGGCACTTACACAGTCGTTCCACAAATGTACGGAGGATTAACAAATGGAGAACAATTGCAAAGAATAACAGCAGTCGTTCAAAAATATATAATCAAAAAAGTCGCAATAACAAGTGATCAACGGGTTCAATTAATGGGGATTAAAAAAGAACAACTTGAAGAAGTATGGTCTGAATTGAATATGCCACTTAATTTAACATACGGAAGTACTGTGAAAAATGTAAAAACTTGTATTGGCGAAAATAAATGTCAATGTGAAAAAGAAACAGCATTGAAGTTAGCGGTAGGCATCGAAAAACAGGTTGAATTTCTAAATACACCGTTTCAATTAAAGGTGGGAGTATCTGCATGCATTCATAACGGGGCAGGTTCCACAACTAAAGATATAGGGCTTATTGGTATTGACCGTGGTTGGGAGATTTATATTGGTGGAAGTAGTGGACGACATGTACGTGAAGGTGAACTTTTGTGTGTCGCTCAGTCAGAAATTGAGGCCGTTCAAATGGTCACTTGTCTTATCCAATACTACCGGGAAACAGCTAACTTCAAAGAAAGATCATGGCATTGGATGGATAGACTTGGCTTAATTCATCTAAGAGAAGTATTATTCGATCAAGAACTGCGTGGAATTTTAAAAGAACGCTTAGAAACAGATAAAAAATACGTGGAAGATAAAACCCTACTTGTAAATGGTAGACCAACATGCTAA
- a CDS encoding DUF2500 domain-containing protein: MSDPFFNGGGFMFQIVPLFIGIIFVIVIGGILFSIFKGVGQWRKNEQSPRLSVPAIVKSRRTDVSRRSNINHHHDNHHHSTSSHTRYFVTFEFESGDRTEFHVSGKEYGLLAEGDIGMLTFQGTRYLGFERKPSK; encoded by the coding sequence ATGTCAGATCCATTTTTCAATGGTGGCGGGTTTATGTTTCAGATTGTTCCCCTATTTATCGGAATCATTTTTGTCATAGTTATTGGTGGTATTTTATTCTCTATTTTCAAAGGAGTCGGGCAGTGGCGGAAAAATGAACAATCTCCTAGACTAAGTGTTCCAGCAATTGTTAAGTCGAGACGTACAGATGTCTCTAGAAGATCCAATATCAATCATCATCACGATAATCATCACCACTCTACAAGCTCACACACAAGATATTTTGTGACTTTTGAATTTGAAAGTGGTGACCGCACTGAGTTTCATGTTTCGGGGAAAGAATATGGCTTACTCGCTGAAGGTGACATCGGAATGTTAACCTTCCAAGGAACTCGATATTTAGGTTTTGAAAGAAAGCCATCGAAATAA
- a CDS encoding cupin domain-containing protein, whose amino-acid sequence MRQVNLKDYIEYNNERFTKRVIFKEGESTVFMLNFLPTQSLPEHNHPGTNVYLLVVNGEGTFTINGENTKVKKNDVILCNGEESLAFVNDGQYKTSLYVMLNKVPNEHYVENI is encoded by the coding sequence ATGAGACAGGTTAACCTAAAGGATTATATAGAATATAACAATGAGAGATTTACTAAAAGAGTCATTTTTAAAGAAGGTGAAAGTACTGTATTTATGCTGAACTTTTTACCAACGCAATCTTTACCAGAACATAATCATCCTGGAACAAATGTCTATCTATTAGTAGTAAATGGAGAGGGAACCTTTACAATTAATGGAGAGAACACAAAAGTAAAGAAAAATGATGTGATTTTGTGTAATGGTGAGGAAAGCTTAGCTTTTGTAAATGACGGACAGTACAAAACGAGTCTTTATGTGATGCTCAATAAAGTGCCTAATGAGCATTATGTGGAAAATATCTAG
- a CDS encoding bifunctional 5,10-methylenetetrahydrofolate dehydrogenase/5,10-methenyltetrahydrofolate cyclohydrolase produces the protein MENVLILDGSKVASEIKDQLQKKVEVLTEKGIVPCLATILVGDDPSSATYVKMKGNACKRIGMISKRIDLPKETTTEELLNVIHELNDDENIHGILLQHPVPAQIDERAAFEAISIEKDVDGVTSLGFGQTALGFGEYPSCTPAAIIEIIDYYNLPIEGKHAVVIGRSPILGKPVSMMLLNRNATVTTCHSRTQNLPQIVKQADIIVAAVGKANFVQGDWVKEGAVILDAGYNEGNVGDVDYDACFAKASAITPVPGGVGPVTISMLLKQTVAAAEKISVKTQL, from the coding sequence ATGGAAAATGTTCTAATTCTTGATGGATCTAAAGTGGCTTCAGAGATAAAAGACCAATTACAAAAAAAAGTAGAGGTTTTAACTGAAAAGGGAATCGTACCTTGTCTAGCTACTATATTAGTTGGTGATGACCCTTCTTCAGCTACTTACGTAAAAATGAAAGGAAATGCGTGTAAGCGTATTGGGATGATTTCTAAACGCATTGATTTACCGAAAGAAACAACTACTGAAGAGTTACTAAATGTCATTCATGAACTTAACGATGATGAAAATATCCATGGAATCTTACTTCAACACCCTGTTCCCGCTCAAATAGATGAGAGAGCAGCATTTGAAGCAATTAGTATCGAAAAAGATGTTGATGGTGTAACCAGCTTAGGATTTGGACAAACAGCTTTAGGATTTGGTGAATATCCATCATGTACTCCAGCCGCAATTATTGAAATTATTGATTATTACAACTTACCAATTGAAGGTAAACATGCAGTTGTTATTGGGAGAAGTCCAATTCTAGGTAAGCCTGTTTCCATGATGTTATTAAACCGTAACGCGACTGTTACCACCTGTCATTCACGCACTCAAAATCTCCCTCAGATTGTCAAGCAAGCTGACATTATTGTAGCTGCAGTTGGTAAAGCTAATTTTGTTCAAGGAGATTGGGTCAAAGAAGGTGCAGTTATCCTCGATGCTGGTTATAATGAAGGTAATGTTGGTGATGTTGACTATGATGCTTGCTTCGCAAAAGCAAGCGCGATTACTCCAGTTCCAGGTGGAGTTGGTCCAGTAACCATTTCAATGCTTTTAAAACAAACCGTTGCAGCTGCAGAAAAAATTAGTGTAAAGACACAATTATAG
- a CDS encoding DUF1858 domain-containing protein, with protein MNKIIDLNKTLLEICNQYPEIIPIMQEIDFDKITNQGMLQTAGRVMTIPKGCRFRGISIDSVKVTLEEKGFTLLE; from the coding sequence ATGAATAAAATTATAGATTTAAATAAAACACTACTCGAAATTTGTAACCAATATCCTGAAATTATCCCTATTATGCAAGAGATTGACTTTGACAAAATTACCAATCAAGGTATGCTACAAACTGCTGGAAGGGTCATGACAATTCCTAAAGGATGTAGATTCAGAGGGATTTCTATCGATAGTGTAAAGGTAACATTGGAAGAAAAAGGTTTTACACTTTTAGAGTAA